A genomic region of Paenibacillus sp. PL2-23 contains the following coding sequences:
- a CDS encoding helix-turn-helix domain-containing protein encodes MCPRYEAAADLLGKKWTGRIIRVLLGGPKRFKDMKEQIPEMSDKMLTDRMKELETMGVVVRRVYPEMPVRIEYELTPKGRDLQPVIESIQRWGEAWM; translated from the coding sequence ATGTGCCCAAGATACGAGGCTGCTGCTGATTTATTAGGCAAGAAGTGGACGGGTAGAATCATACGGGTGCTGCTTGGCGGCCCGAAACGATTTAAAGATATGAAGGAACAAATTCCCGAGATGAGCGACAAGATGCTGACCGACCGGATGAAGGAACTCGAAACGATGGGAGTCGTGGTCCGCCGGGTGTATCCGGAGATGCCTGTACGCATTGAATATGAATTAACGCCTAAAGGCAGAGATTTACAGCCGGTGATCGAATCCATCCAGAGATGGGGAGAAGCCTGGATGTAA